A single genomic interval of Celeribacter indicus harbors:
- a CDS encoding TRAP transporter small permease subunit, which translates to MMDRIAKSDLAPPERPDTEDVPTERLLSLTQGLSRTLALAGGFLILGAGALVAVEIFARKVLGGSTGIADELTAYALAIGSTMAFPYCLVERGHIRVDSVVRFLPRPLRTALDLLALASITGFFAVVAFHAAETALVSFERGARAVTLLQTPLFIPQGIWALAYVIFVLTGIAIFLVAVSRLIRRDPKGVKSLIGPRSGKDEAEAHL; encoded by the coding sequence ATGATGGATCGCATCGCAAAATCCGATCTTGCCCCGCCGGAACGGCCGGACACGGAGGACGTCCCGACCGAACGGCTCCTGTCCCTGACGCAGGGTTTGTCCCGCACCCTCGCCCTGGCGGGCGGCTTCCTGATCCTCGGCGCCGGCGCGCTGGTCGCCGTCGAGATCTTTGCCCGCAAGGTGCTCGGCGGATCGACGGGGATCGCAGACGAGCTCACGGCCTATGCGCTCGCCATCGGCTCGACGATGGCATTCCCCTACTGCCTCGTCGAACGCGGCCATATCCGGGTGGATTCCGTGGTCCGGTTCCTGCCTCGCCCGCTGCGCACGGCGCTCGACCTTCTGGCGCTCGCCTCCATCACCGGCTTCTTCGCCGTGGTGGCCTTTCATGCGGCCGAGACCGCGCTTGTCTCGTTCGAACGCGGCGCGCGCGCAGTCACGCTGCTTCAGACGCCCCTCTTCATCCCGCAGGGTATCTGGGCACTGGCCTACGTGATCTTCGTGCTCACAGGCATCGCCATCTTCCTCGTCGCGGTCTCCCGGCTGATCCGCCGCGATCCGAAAGGCGTCAAGTCACTGATCGGACCCCGGTCCGGCAAGGACGAAGCGGAGGCACATCTATGA
- a CDS encoding DUF6282 family protein, with the protein MTIENETPDCRSYDLPDRLLHGAIDTHIHSGPWLRSCPGRMDPFQLAVAAREAGQRAVVFYDHTFGNSAGTAWMVSRQVDGIEVYGGLILTTCLGGMNPRAVKTALHYGAGAKFIHFGAHCTYYMASHEGRMINGAPVPFKDLYPKFAQEELSRAIRIPLEDPISPELDEILDLIAERPDVYLVTGHLSGPEAIRLCRLARDRGIARILVSHPARARLSLAEQKQLAAEGVFLEACCSDWLFHKGLRRTNYYVEPEWADEIAGIASEPAFDGFVGWAKQIREIGVEHFVVGTDYGIRSAPAPVEGMRLLASSLLDLGFPVQDIRRLIRDNPERLLGLSPERDTA; encoded by the coding sequence ATGACGATTGAGAATGAAACGCCGGACTGCCGGTCCTACGACCTGCCGGACCGGTTGCTGCACGGCGCGATCGACACCCATATCCATAGCGGGCCATGGCTCAGATCCTGCCCCGGCCGCATGGATCCCTTCCAGCTCGCCGTCGCGGCGAGAGAGGCCGGACAGCGCGCCGTGGTCTTCTACGACCATACCTTCGGCAACAGTGCCGGCACGGCATGGATGGTGTCGCGCCAGGTGGATGGGATCGAGGTCTACGGCGGCCTCATCCTGACCACCTGCCTCGGCGGGATGAACCCGCGCGCCGTCAAGACGGCGCTGCATTACGGCGCGGGCGCGAAATTCATCCACTTCGGCGCGCATTGCACCTATTACATGGCAAGCCACGAGGGCCGGATGATCAACGGCGCGCCCGTTCCCTTCAAGGATCTCTATCCGAAATTCGCGCAGGAAGAACTGTCCCGTGCGATCCGCATTCCGCTGGAGGATCCGATCTCCCCGGAACTCGACGAGATCCTCGACCTGATCGCGGAACGGCCCGACGTCTACCTCGTCACCGGCCATCTGTCCGGTCCCGAGGCCATCCGCCTCTGCCGGCTCGCGCGTGACCGCGGGATCGCCCGCATTCTCGTGTCCCATCCCGCACGGGCCCGGCTGTCGCTGGCCGAACAGAAACAGCTTGCTGCCGAGGGCGTGTTTCTGGAGGCCTGCTGCTCAGATTGGCTGTTCCACAAGGGGCTGCGCCGCACGAATTACTATGTCGAGCCGGAATGGGCCGACGAGATCGCGGGCATCGCCAGCGAACCGGCTTTCGACGGCTTCGTCGGCTGGGCGAAACAGATCCGGGAAATCGGTGTGGAGCACTTCGTCGTCGGCACGGATTACGGCATCCGTTCGGCCCCCGCGCCGGTCGAGGGCATGAGGCTCCTCGCGAGCTCGCTTCTCGATCTCGGCTTTCCGGTGCAGGACATCCGGCGCCTGATCCGGGACAACCCCGAGCGCCTCCTCGGCCTGTCGCCGGAGCGCGACACCGCATGA
- a CDS encoding TRAP transporter substrate-binding protein — translation MKPFLFACAAAGSTLLATAGHAQSADVTLRVVGQPVQNILYTQGETPFFAETLPALSDGRIAAELISAEQLGLSGGEVTRMLSNGAIEFGSGGLNQAVGDAPRFEGCDLPGLTGTLEEARAVCDAYRPVLEKTLEEDFGIKLLALAANPPQAIWCSDPVSGLDDIRGRKIRIFGQALTDFVNGIGATAVAIPYADVVPALQNGVIDCAITGTLTGNTSKWFEVAGYLYPMSLGWAVQYWGVNLDRWNALSEDQQELIEAAYADLEPVLWDLAARATAEGIACNSGEGPCELGIEADMTVVEISEADAETRTAVIRDSILPAFAGRCGADCVADWNDTVGKATGFELAAE, via the coding sequence ATGAAACCTTTCCTATTCGCCTGCGCCGCGGCGGGGTCGACGCTGCTCGCCACCGCAGGCCACGCGCAATCTGCCGACGTCACCCTCAGGGTGGTCGGTCAGCCGGTTCAGAACATCCTCTACACCCAGGGGGAAACGCCCTTCTTCGCCGAAACGCTTCCGGCGCTGTCGGACGGCAGGATCGCGGCCGAACTCATCTCCGCGGAGCAGCTCGGTCTCTCCGGCGGAGAGGTCACCCGCATGTTGTCGAACGGCGCGATCGAGTTCGGGAGCGGCGGCCTCAATCAGGCGGTCGGTGATGCGCCCAGGTTCGAAGGCTGTGATCTGCCGGGGCTCACCGGCACGCTCGAGGAAGCGCGCGCCGTCTGCGACGCCTATCGCCCGGTGCTCGAGAAGACGCTCGAGGAGGATTTCGGCATCAAGCTTCTCGCGCTCGCGGCCAATCCGCCCCAGGCGATCTGGTGCAGCGATCCGGTTTCCGGGCTTGACGATATCCGGGGCAGGAAGATCAGGATCTTCGGGCAGGCGCTGACCGATTTCGTCAACGGTATCGGCGCGACGGCGGTCGCCATCCCCTATGCGGATGTCGTGCCGGCCCTCCAGAACGGGGTCATCGACTGCGCGATCACCGGCACCCTGACCGGCAATACGTCCAAATGGTTCGAGGTGGCAGGCTATCTCTATCCGATGAGCCTCGGCTGGGCGGTGCAATACTGGGGGGTGAATCTGGACCGCTGGAACGCGCTGAGCGAAGACCAGCAGGAGCTGATCGAGGCAGCCTATGCCGATCTCGAACCGGTTCTCTGGGACCTTGCCGCCAGGGCCACCGCCGAGGGGATCGCCTGCAACTCCGGGGAAGGCCCCTGCGAACTGGGCATCGAGGCCGACATGACCGTCGTGGAAATCAGCGAGGCCGATGCCGAAACGCGGACCGCCGTCATCCGTGACAGCATCCTGCCGGCCTTCGCCGGACGCTGCGGGGCCGACTGCGTCGCGGACTGGAACGACACCGTCGGCAAGGCAACCGGCTTCGAACTCGCCGCAGAGTGA
- a CDS encoding aspartate/glutamate racemase family protein, with protein MTRTHSPAPADLARQTLGHLLLLNPNTSRLTTRRMLRAARQGPGAGLTITARTAAFGTALITDDAALRTAEEAVLDIAALPLDPPPDAVVVAAFGDPGLDRLRSRFSCPVIGLAEASMTEAAAGDRRFAVATTTPLLAEAIRRSAVHYGFGALLTSVRTTKDDPDRLMEDPPALQAALYREVDRAVNEDGAEAVVVGGGPLVSVARWLSREFSVPVIEPVPAAIRAVLRALG; from the coding sequence ATGACCCGCACGCACTCGCCCGCCCCCGCGGATCTCGCCCGACAGACGCTCGGACATCTCCTGCTCCTCAACCCGAACACATCGCGCCTCACCACCCGCCGCATGCTGAGAGCCGCGCGGCAGGGGCCGGGCGCCGGCCTCACGATCACGGCGAGAACGGCCGCCTTCGGCACGGCGCTCATCACCGATGACGCCGCGCTTCGGACGGCCGAGGAGGCGGTTCTGGACATCGCCGCCCTCCCCCTCGATCCGCCGCCCGATGCGGTGGTCGTCGCCGCATTCGGAGATCCCGGCCTTGACCGGCTCCGGTCGCGGTTTTCCTGCCCGGTGATCGGTCTCGCCGAAGCCAGCATGACCGAAGCCGCAGCCGGGGACAGACGGTTCGCCGTGGCGACGACGACGCCGCTGCTTGCCGAGGCGATCCGCCGATCTGCCGTCCACTACGGTTTCGGCGCGCTGCTGACCTCCGTCCGCACAACGAAGGACGATCCCGACCGCCTGATGGAGGATCCCCCCGCCCTTCAGGCCGCATTGTATCGGGAGGTCGACCGTGCCGTGAACGAGGACGGCGCCGAAGCGGTCGTCGTGGGCGGCGGCCCGCTCGTCAGCGTGGCGCGCTGGCTGTCACGGGAATTCTCCGTCCCGGTGATCGAACCCGTTCCGGCGGCGATCCGGGCCGTCCTGCGAGCACTCGGCTGA
- a CDS encoding TRAP transporter large permease, translating into MIQVTIILLLVLVGLSLPVAAAMGLLGLALTESYSFLPLASAMGDMAWSTSTKFILLAIPLYILMGEILLRAGVADRMYGAMEAWMSWLPGGLMHSNFAFSGIFAATSGTSVATAATVGTVAIPQIEKQGYNRSLFLGTLAAGGTLGILIPPSTNMILYGLLTETSIPRLYLAGFLPGLLLVALFIGATLMICWLVPGTRGTRTRHGWSERFRTLPSLIAPLVIFLLVVGSIYAGIATPAESGALGLIAALGMAWKNRRLNWPMLCEALLATMRTTAMSMALLVAAYFLNFVIGSIGLTARINQLIVDLDLTPYALLLVVVVFYFVLGMFMDTLTMMVATIPIIAPSIFAAGFDPVWFGVLMMILIEMAMITPPVGLNLFVIQGIREEGEISEVMIGALPYVFTMLAFIILITIFPQIVLFGPDLLSN; encoded by the coding sequence ATGATACAGGTCACGATCATCCTGCTCCTGGTCCTGGTCGGGCTGAGCCTGCCGGTCGCCGCGGCCATGGGCCTTCTCGGCCTCGCCCTGACGGAAAGCTACAGCTTCCTCCCGCTCGCCTCCGCGATGGGCGACATGGCCTGGTCCACAAGCACGAAATTCATCCTCCTGGCGATCCCCCTCTACATCCTGATGGGAGAGATCCTTCTCCGCGCCGGTGTGGCTGACAGGATGTACGGGGCCATGGAGGCCTGGATGTCCTGGCTTCCCGGAGGGCTGATGCATTCCAACTTCGCCTTCAGCGGGATATTCGCCGCGACCTCGGGCACCAGTGTGGCCACGGCCGCGACCGTCGGGACCGTGGCGATCCCGCAGATCGAGAAACAGGGCTACAACCGGTCCCTGTTCCTCGGCACACTGGCGGCCGGCGGAACGCTGGGCATCCTGATCCCGCCCTCGACGAACATGATCCTCTACGGCCTGCTGACGGAAACCTCGATCCCGCGGCTCTACCTGGCCGGCTTCCTGCCGGGACTGCTTCTCGTGGCATTGTTCATCGGCGCCACCCTCATGATCTGCTGGCTGGTGCCCGGCACGCGCGGGACGCGGACACGTCACGGCTGGTCCGAACGGTTCCGCACCCTGCCCTCGCTGATCGCGCCGCTCGTCATCTTCCTCCTCGTGGTGGGTTCCATCTATGCCGGCATCGCCACGCCGGCGGAATCCGGGGCGCTGGGACTGATCGCGGCCCTCGGCATGGCCTGGAAGAACCGCCGCCTGAACTGGCCGATGCTCTGCGAGGCGCTGCTCGCGACGATGCGGACGACCGCAATGTCGATGGCCCTGCTCGTCGCGGCATATTTCCTGAACTTCGTGATCGGCAGCATCGGGCTCACGGCGCGGATCAACCAGCTCATCGTGGATCTCGATCTCACCCCCTACGCGCTTCTTCTGGTCGTCGTCGTCTTCTACTTCGTCCTCGGGATGTTCATGGACACGCTGACGATGATGGTCGCGACGATCCCGATCATCGCGCCGAGCATCTTCGCCGCAGGCTTCGATCCCGTCTGGTTCGGCGTCCTGATGATGATCCTCATCGAGATGGCCATGATCACGCCTCCGGTCGGCCTCAACCTCTTCGTCATCCAGGGCATCCGCGAAGAGGGCGAGATCTCCGAGGTCATGATCGGCGCGCTGCCCTACGTCTTCACCATGCTGGCCTTCATCATCCTCATCACAATCTTTCCCCAGATCGTCCTGTTCGGCCCGGATCTCCTGTCGAACTGA
- a CDS encoding MurR/RpiR family transcriptional regulator, producing MENSKPFTNRLNEKLETLHPAEKRLGLFLRDFPGELASYSVAELADLAEVSKATVSRFIRRLGYASYEEARHQVRAERETGSRFYLSSREQGEGPRSMSKHFNQGIRNLERTFAGLDEQTLTDMTAAFFGARKIWVLGFRASRPLAAYLTWQLLQVFENITDIPGQGETLGEHLISLDPGDLVVMFGLRRRVAIQEKITRAVAAKGATLLYITDEGAPDEPAARWQVRCHTATAGSLFNHVAVMAVCHLIADRLIEASGREGLSRLRGIESLNTSFAEL from the coding sequence TTGGAGAATTCGAAGCCGTTCACGAACCGTCTGAACGAAAAGCTCGAGACCCTGCATCCGGCCGAAAAGCGCCTCGGGCTTTTCCTGCGCGACTTTCCGGGCGAGCTGGCCAGCTACTCGGTCGCGGAACTCGCGGATCTCGCGGAGGTGTCGAAGGCGACAGTCTCCCGCTTCATCCGCAGGCTCGGCTATGCGAGCTACGAAGAGGCACGGCACCAGGTGCGGGCCGAACGGGAAACCGGATCCCGGTTCTACCTCTCCTCCCGCGAGCAGGGCGAGGGCCCGCGGTCGATGTCGAAACATTTCAACCAGGGCATCCGAAATCTGGAACGGACCTTCGCCGGTCTCGACGAGCAGACCCTGACGGACATGACGGCGGCCTTCTTCGGGGCGAGAAAGATCTGGGTGCTCGGCTTTCGCGCCAGCAGACCTCTGGCAGCCTACCTCACATGGCAACTCTTGCAGGTTTTCGAGAATATAACGGATATTCCGGGTCAGGGCGAAACCCTCGGGGAGCATCTGATCAGTCTCGATCCCGGTGACCTTGTGGTGATGTTCGGGCTCCGGCGCCGGGTGGCGATACAGGAGAAGATCACGAGGGCGGTCGCCGCAAAGGGCGCGACACTCCTCTACATCACCGACGAGGGCGCACCCGATGAGCCTGCGGCCAGATGGCAGGTCAGATGCCATACGGCCACCGCCGGCTCCCTCTTCAACCATGTCGCGGTCATGGCGGTCTGCCATCTGATCGCGGACCGGCTCATCGAGGCCTCGGGACGCGAGGGGCTGTCGCGGCTGCGCGGCATCGAATCCCTGAATACGTCCTTCGCTGAACTCTAA